The following proteins are encoded in a genomic region of Lactiplantibacillus plantarum:
- a CDS encoding class I SAM-dependent methyltransferase, with protein MVKDYRFCGRVSILAQAETETLFQVLDQSVQVLMQQLSVSYVDALIETGDNLLSQSVHVEDGKPNPEQTAALTKLYQTIDLKQLDAETIRRALQLALLKAIHNDHVDPNHQMTPDSIGLLTAYLIAKLVGSTTDLSILDIAVGTGNLLTTVINQLQTDRPRPIQGYGVDNDDNQLAIAAMSMDLQRSAVELFHQDAIDSLVMPKTTVVIGDLPVGYYPLDDRVQGFQTKATNGHSYIHHLMMEQAMAHLLPGGWGVFLVPTTIFQSQESQGLLKWMSTAAYLQGLLNLPTNLFLDEKSRKSIVVLQKHGQRAHQAGKVLLGDFPSFEDQRAFQAFTAQIDAWVDQNIIR; from the coding sequence ATGGTTAAGGATTACAGATTTTGCGGGAGGGTGAGTATTCTGGCACAAGCAGAAACCGAGACGCTTTTTCAGGTCTTAGATCAATCAGTTCAAGTTTTGATGCAACAACTATCCGTTTCTTACGTGGATGCGCTCATTGAGACTGGCGATAATTTATTAAGCCAATCTGTACATGTTGAGGATGGCAAGCCAAATCCGGAACAGACGGCAGCTTTAACAAAGCTCTATCAAACGATCGACTTAAAACAATTGGACGCCGAAACAATTCGGCGTGCGCTTCAGTTGGCCTTACTAAAGGCGATTCATAATGATCACGTTGATCCAAACCATCAAATGACACCAGATTCGATTGGACTGTTAACGGCATACTTGATTGCTAAGTTAGTTGGATCGACGACTGATTTGTCAATTTTGGATATTGCTGTCGGGACTGGTAACTTATTAACTACGGTCATAAATCAGTTGCAGACGGACCGGCCACGTCCGATTCAGGGTTACGGAGTCGATAATGATGATAATCAGTTGGCAATCGCCGCGATGAGCATGGATCTCCAACGATCAGCAGTGGAGTTGTTTCATCAAGACGCAATTGATTCCCTGGTCATGCCGAAAACGACCGTTGTAATTGGTGATTTGCCAGTGGGGTACTACCCATTGGATGACCGTGTCCAAGGTTTTCAAACGAAAGCGACGAATGGTCATTCTTACATTCATCATTTGATGATGGAGCAAGCGATGGCTCATTTGTTACCGGGCGGCTGGGGTGTTTTCCTTGTTCCAACGACGATTTTTCAGTCGCAAGAGTCTCAAGGACTGTTAAAATGGATGAGCACTGCGGCTTACCTCCAAGGTCTGTTGAACTTGCCGACTAACCTTTTTCTTGATGAAAAATCACGAAAATCAATTGTTGTTTTACAGAAACATGGACAACGAGCCCACCAAGCAGGTAAAGTATTACTAGGCGACTTTCCATCATTTGAGGATCAACGTGCCTTTCAAGCGTTTACCGCTCAAATTGATGCGTGGGTCGACCAGAATATTATTCGCTAG
- a CDS encoding amino acid permease → MTKENSQPATEQLSRGLKSRHVQLIAIGGTIGTGLFLGAGQSIHLAGPAILIAYLVTGLVCFLLMRALGELLLSDLHTHSYIDFIKQYLGDKTGFVAGWTYWVCWITIAMAEITAAGEYMQFWWPRLPQWLPGLIILILLLGLNSINVSAFGETEFWFAIIKIAAILALIAVGIGMVLFSVKTPVGHASLTNLVSYGGFMPHGIKGLVLSFQMVLFSFIGIEMVGMTASETADPKTVIPKAINDIPVRIILFYVGSLFFLMCMYPWQYFSAAHSPFVQVFTNLGIRSAAAIINFVVLTAAASSCNSALFSTGRMLFSLTYDGKSKFAKRMGTLSTRQVPRNALWFSTLVIGLSVILNLLMPGKVFSLIASVSTTCFIFIWGAIVVAHIKYRRQAGSQAKVKFRMPLFPLSDYFILVFLAFIAVVLCLKFETLIALLVSAVWVVGLYIVKIVSDRIRQRTHD, encoded by the coding sequence ATGACGAAAGAAAATTCACAGCCTGCGACGGAACAACTCTCGCGAGGCTTAAAAAGCCGCCATGTTCAATTAATTGCCATCGGCGGCACGATTGGGACCGGACTGTTCTTAGGGGCCGGTCAATCTATCCACTTGGCGGGGCCAGCGATCCTGATCGCATACTTAGTGACCGGTTTAGTGTGCTTTTTATTAATGCGGGCGTTAGGTGAACTACTGTTATCTGACCTTCATACGCATTCTTATATTGATTTTATTAAGCAATACTTAGGTGATAAGACCGGCTTTGTGGCTGGATGGACGTATTGGGTTTGCTGGATCACGATTGCGATGGCCGAAATTACGGCTGCTGGTGAGTATATGCAGTTTTGGTGGCCTAGGTTACCGCAATGGCTTCCGGGGCTGATTATCTTGATTTTATTGCTGGGCTTGAATTCTATTAATGTCTCAGCGTTCGGTGAAACTGAATTTTGGTTTGCGATTATTAAGATCGCTGCTATCTTGGCATTAATTGCTGTTGGGATTGGCATGGTCTTGTTTAGCGTTAAGACCCCTGTGGGCCACGCCAGCTTAACCAATTTGGTTAGTTATGGCGGTTTTATGCCACACGGAATCAAAGGCTTAGTGCTTTCCTTCCAGATGGTCCTGTTCAGTTTTATTGGGATCGAGATGGTCGGCATGACAGCTTCTGAGACGGCTGATCCGAAGACGGTGATTCCCAAAGCAATCAATGATATTCCCGTGCGGATCATTCTGTTTTATGTTGGGTCACTATTCTTTCTAATGTGTATGTACCCGTGGCAATACTTTTCAGCGGCACACAGCCCGTTCGTACAAGTATTCACCAATTTGGGAATTCGTTCAGCGGCTGCGATTATCAACTTCGTAGTGCTCACGGCGGCCGCTTCTAGTTGTAATAGTGCGTTATTCAGTACCGGGCGGATGTTATTCTCACTAACGTATGATGGCAAAAGCAAGTTTGCCAAACGAATGGGGACACTATCGACCCGCCAAGTTCCCCGCAATGCGTTATGGTTCTCGACTCTGGTGATTGGGTTGTCAGTAATTCTAAACTTACTGATGCCTGGGAAAGTCTTCTCGCTGATTGCGAGTGTATCGACTACTTGTTTTATCTTTATTTGGGGCGCAATCGTCGTCGCACATATCAAGTATCGACGTCAAGCGGGCAGTCAGGCTAAAGTGAAATTCCGGATGCCACTGTTTCCGTTATCTGATTACTTCATTCTAGTGTTCTTAGCTTTTATCGCTGTTGTTCTCTGTCTGAAGTTTGAAACGTTAATCGCGTTACTCGTGTCAGCGGTCTGGGTGGTTGGCTTATACATTGTCAAGATCGTTAGTGACCGAATTCGTCAACGGACACACGACTAG
- a CDS encoding DsrE family protein, with amino-acid sequence MTNLVVHVDEPAKVATAISNVQNFLAARPTSTVVVVVNGPAITTLVTGAWKPLQQTLPQVEIDACHNAMVSHQMTAAQLPASVTVVPAGVVRIVDLQAVGYAYLRP; translated from the coding sequence ATGACTAACTTAGTAGTCCATGTCGACGAGCCGGCTAAGGTCGCAACGGCCATAAGCAATGTGCAGAATTTTTTGGCAGCCCGGCCAACTAGTACGGTGGTGGTTGTGGTCAACGGGCCCGCTATCACGACGCTGGTAACTGGTGCCTGGAAGCCATTACAACAGACGTTACCGCAAGTTGAGATTGATGCTTGCCATAATGCCATGGTGAGTCATCAAATGACTGCGGCCCAACTTCCTGCCAGTGTGACGGTCGTTCCCGCTGGTGTGGTGCGAATCGTGGACTTGCAAGCTGTGGGTTACGCATATTTACGGCCATAA
- a CDS encoding sugar phosphate isomerase/epimerase family protein codes for MTQLIMRPRPGKIKLGLKASQAPAQLMDRLQYRPEVFEFFTSATDFEPEAFQTLKTAVQFVKTTVTEQIVIHHPMSYQGVHLDQLLDPHREAAAYQFLQTSTAQLLALATELDVKVLVHGGYGSDSGRLIDEYESLQVARDVVFERLDNLVRQASGHVVIENGVTASFMYGDPQLDERIIQHHYPLVCDLSHVFIALHGDMELTMLALKRLAPLIQHYHLVDSMGTRHDSLPLGQGLIDWQRVLPVLNPHATMIYEVPDETDATCANMLSSYHYLRALELRSIEGGQAND; via the coding sequence ATGACACAACTAATAATGCGGCCACGGCCCGGAAAAATTAAGTTAGGCTTGAAGGCGTCCCAAGCACCCGCACAATTAATGGATCGTTTGCAATACCGGCCCGAAGTATTTGAATTTTTTACGAGTGCCACGGACTTTGAACCGGAAGCATTTCAGACACTTAAAACAGCTGTCCAATTTGTAAAGACAACTGTCACCGAGCAAATTGTGATTCATCACCCTATGAGTTATCAAGGCGTTCATCTTGATCAATTGCTTGATCCACATCGTGAAGCTGCGGCGTACCAATTCCTACAAACGAGTACGGCCCAGTTACTTGCGTTGGCGACGGAATTGGATGTCAAGGTGCTCGTACACGGTGGCTATGGTAGCGACAGTGGGCGCTTGATCGATGAGTATGAGTCCTTGCAGGTTGCACGTGACGTGGTCTTTGAGCGGTTGGATAATTTGGTTCGTCAGGCGAGTGGACATGTCGTGATTGAAAATGGGGTAACGGCAAGTTTTATGTATGGTGATCCCCAGTTAGATGAGCGTATCATTCAGCATCATTATCCGCTGGTTTGTGATTTGAGCCACGTCTTCATTGCGCTGCACGGTGATATGGAATTGACCATGTTGGCTTTGAAGCGGCTGGCTCCACTCATTCAACATTATCATTTGGTTGATTCGATGGGGACGCGGCACGATAGTTTACCTTTAGGGCAGGGACTGATTGACTGGCAGCGGGTGTTACCAGTCCTCAACCCGCACGCTACCATGATTTATGAAGTGCCGGATGAAACGGATGCGACCTGCGCTAACATGTTGAGTAGCTATCACTATCTACGCGCACTCGAACTGCGGTCGATCGAGGGAGGACAAGCGAATGACTAA
- a CDS encoding type II secretion system protein, giving the protein MVVKRQGFTLIETVAVLAIVASVAVIAVHRFPTRQRQQNAEQAFWRELQTMWQQQTLTASVTGQPQVVSFRGTEVVTWGGKRGRPISGPQWHLPLPATLKTERGRDIQIQKNGHPQLAVVIFKSQLQPKQKIKLNALMGWGAYKVTHVKDANGFFDD; this is encoded by the coding sequence TTGGTGGTTAAGCGACAGGGATTTACCTTAATCGAAACGGTAGCGGTCTTGGCGATCGTGGCTAGTGTGGCGGTGATTGCTGTGCACCGTTTTCCCACACGGCAACGCCAACAGAATGCGGAACAGGCTTTCTGGCGGGAGTTACAAACGATGTGGCAGCAACAGACCTTAACCGCTAGTGTGACGGGTCAGCCCCAGGTCGTGAGCTTTCGTGGCACAGAAGTCGTGACTTGGGGTGGCAAGCGGGGGCGGCCTATCAGTGGCCCACAGTGGCATCTCCCACTGCCTGCAACATTAAAAACAGAGCGCGGTCGTGATATTCAAATCCAGAAAAATGGGCATCCACAGCTAGCAGTGGTTATTTTCAAGTCGCAATTACAGCCGAAGCAGAAAATCAAACTGAATGCTTTGATGGGGTGGGGGGCCTATAAAGTCACACATGTTAAAGACGCGAATGGGTTTTTTGATGATTGA
- the comGC gene encoding competence type IV pilus major pilin ComGC, giving the protein MTLLMKRLMKKTAAPQRGFTLIEMVIVLAIISLLMLIVVPNLNQQRKQAAGRQQEALTEVVQNQAEMYANDTGKTVTDDDAMLEELRNKGYINDGQYKQAKSQGISPVRPQPQKVVGG; this is encoded by the coding sequence ATGACATTATTAATGAAACGCTTGATGAAAAAAACGGCAGCACCACAGCGCGGTTTTACCTTAATTGAAATGGTGATCGTATTGGCGATCATCAGTCTCTTGATGTTGATCGTGGTGCCCAATTTGAATCAACAACGTAAACAGGCGGCTGGTCGCCAACAAGAAGCCCTGACTGAAGTTGTTCAAAATCAGGCTGAAATGTATGCGAATGATACGGGTAAGACCGTCACGGATGACGACGCAATGTTAGAAGAACTTCGGAACAAGGGATATATTAACGATGGTCAATATAAGCAGGCTAAGTCACAGGGCATTAGTCCGGTACGGCCGCAACCACAAAAAGTAGTTGGTGGTTAA
- a CDS encoding YebC/PmpR family DNA-binding transcriptional regulator, whose product MSGHSKWHNIQGRKNAQDAKRGKVFQKISRELYMAVKAGGPDPDSNAQLRLVMDKAKAANMPKDNIKRAVDKGSGSGAENYEEVTYEGYGPGGIAVLVHALTDNKNRTAAAVRSAFTHHGGALAATGAVSYMFDRKGYIVISREDLDTDEDTMLMDVLDAGGDDLQSSDEAFEIYTDPKQLAAVRDALEANGYKLETAELTMIPENLTDVPADKVEKLQHMIDELEDNDDVSEVYEAANYPD is encoded by the coding sequence ATGTCAGGACATTCAAAATGGCATAACATTCAAGGACGTAAGAACGCCCAAGATGCTAAACGTGGGAAAGTCTTTCAAAAGATTTCCCGTGAACTTTATATGGCTGTAAAAGCCGGGGGTCCTGATCCAGATTCTAACGCGCAATTGCGGTTAGTTATGGATAAGGCCAAAGCTGCCAACATGCCTAAAGACAATATTAAACGGGCGGTTGATAAAGGTAGTGGCTCCGGTGCGGAGAACTACGAAGAAGTTACTTACGAAGGCTACGGCCCTGGTGGTATCGCCGTTCTGGTTCACGCATTAACTGATAACAAAAACCGGACTGCTGCGGCGGTTCGTTCAGCGTTCACGCATCATGGTGGGGCTTTAGCCGCAACTGGTGCGGTTAGTTACATGTTTGATCGTAAGGGTTACATCGTGATCAGTCGCGAAGATTTAGATACCGACGAAGATACGATGTTGATGGACGTTTTAGATGCTGGTGGCGACGATTTACAATCAAGCGACGAAGCGTTTGAAATTTACACTGATCCTAAACAATTAGCTGCCGTTCGTGATGCCCTCGAAGCTAATGGTTACAAGTTGGAAACAGCTGAATTAACCATGATTCCTGAAAACCTAACGGACGTTCCTGCTGATAAAGTGGAAAAGTTACAACACATGATTGATGAATTGGAAGATAACGACGACGTATCAGAAGTATACGAAGCTGCTAACTACCCAGATTAA
- a CDS encoding type II secretion system protein: protein MIRRRGFTLIEAVVSLAIVAVVLTTLFQGQRNLARRTQVDLPTVDWYLMLHELENPDHHFVVDHISDEGGLTPGKAVHLVNTVTGKQYLLTYYHILHRIGLRHYGGGEINLMQGVRQFHVADDLTLTMTTDKGIHFQAQLLLPDRRTMVDEEATRNDPAFGD, encoded by the coding sequence ATGATTAGGCGGCGCGGTTTTACGTTAATTGAAGCCGTTGTGTCGTTAGCAATCGTGGCCGTAGTGCTGACGACACTTTTTCAGGGGCAGCGCAATTTGGCCCGGCGCACCCAAGTGGATTTGCCAACAGTGGATTGGTATTTGATGCTTCACGAGCTTGAAAATCCAGATCACCATTTTGTGGTGGACCATATTTCCGATGAGGGTGGTCTGACGCCGGGAAAAGCCGTTCATTTGGTTAATACGGTCACCGGCAAACAGTATTTATTGACTTATTATCATATCCTACATCGAATCGGATTGCGCCACTATGGTGGTGGTGAAATCAATCTGATGCAGGGCGTTCGGCAATTTCACGTGGCCGATGATTTGACCCTGACGATGACGACTGATAAGGGGATTCATTTTCAAGCCCAATTACTGTTACCAGATCGGAGGACAATGGTAGATGAGGAAGCGACGCGGAACGATCCTGCTTTCGGTGATTAG
- a CDS encoding type II secretion system F family protein, producing MNNWQRAVSIMRRPINLRKRKRLPIAMQAKLFETLADLLGNGFSFQQAFQFTLDVEGPAFQSLQPALGRLAAGDDLSMALRPYIAVDLYYQFLIAETHGELRRTLMQAGQLMRARAEQGRQIRRLLQYPCLLLILLLGTLGTVKAAILPSLAHGGNGSGTIANWQWFSGITVITLVICLLLVGLQVSRLPIRRRYQWLAQVPLIGPLIRNYCGYYLSLNAGMLLTGGLGIRGICEVSQHFQTKALIYQQGQVIEQALLTGTSLVTIIQEDRLLPDELALLVGKESPAEQLSQELLYFATLQYERLIRQLNRMIGWIQPIMFGIIALVVVGTYLSLLLPMYQSMGEILK from the coding sequence ATGAACAATTGGCAGCGGGCCGTCTCGATCATGCGACGGCCAATCAACTTAAGGAAGCGTAAACGGCTTCCGATTGCTATGCAGGCGAAGCTGTTTGAAACGCTAGCCGACTTGCTAGGCAACGGCTTCTCGTTTCAGCAAGCCTTTCAATTTACATTGGATGTAGAAGGACCGGCCTTTCAATCCTTGCAGCCCGCGCTGGGGCGTTTAGCCGCGGGTGATGATTTGTCTATGGCGCTGCGTCCATACATTGCGGTGGACTTGTATTACCAGTTCTTAATTGCTGAGACTCATGGTGAATTACGCCGGACCTTGATGCAGGCAGGTCAATTAATGCGAGCGCGTGCTGAACAGGGACGCCAAATTCGGCGGTTGTTACAGTACCCTTGTCTGCTGTTAATTCTACTGCTGGGAACTTTAGGCACGGTCAAAGCTGCGATTTTACCGAGTCTTGCTCATGGTGGTAATGGTAGTGGGACAATCGCGAATTGGCAATGGTTTAGCGGTATCACGGTCATTACCTTGGTGATTTGCTTATTGCTGGTTGGCCTTCAAGTTAGCCGATTACCCATTCGGCGGCGCTATCAGTGGTTGGCTCAAGTCCCCTTGATTGGTCCCCTGATCAGAAACTACTGTGGTTACTATTTAAGCCTTAATGCGGGTATGCTGCTGACTGGTGGTTTAGGGATTCGTGGCATTTGTGAAGTCAGTCAGCACTTTCAAACTAAGGCGCTGATTTATCAGCAAGGGCAGGTTATCGAACAGGCGTTACTGACTGGGACTTCGTTAGTCACAATTATCCAGGAGGACCGATTATTACCTGATGAGTTAGCACTACTGGTCGGCAAAGAGAGTCCGGCAGAACAGTTAAGTCAGGAATTACTATACTTTGCAACTTTGCAGTACGAACGCTTGATTCGACAGTTGAACCGGATGATTGGTTGGATTCAACCCATCATGTTTGGCATTATTGCACTCGTCGTTGTCGGCACATACTTGAGTTTGTTATTACCGATGTATCAATCAATGGGGGAGATTTTAAAATGA
- a CDS encoding acetate/propionate family kinase, producing the protein MGKTIAINAGSSTLKFKLFEMPQERVIAQGAVERIGFKTSPVNIRYGVDHHYQEKAVVADHLAAVNIVLDELIKLRIIDSYDEITGVGHRVVAGGEQFHDSVLITDQVLKQITDLAEYAPLHNPANAVGIRAFKRVLPHVPAVAVFDTAFHASMPAVNYLYSLPYDYYQRYGARKFGAHGTSHRYVAVRAAKLLGRPLETLKLITLHLGAGSSITAIDHGQSLDTSMGFTPLAGITMATRSGDVDPSLVAYLMKKLNISDPDEILTILNTQSGLLGLAGSADMQELEARYDEDSQAQLAIDIFVNRIVKYVGAYLAELQGADALVITAGIGERDARMRQRIADRLTYFGVAIDPTKNQVSGVERDLSTTDAKIRTLLIPTDEELMIARDVERVAQNQ; encoded by the coding sequence TTGGGGAAGACCATTGCCATCAACGCTGGTAGTTCGACGTTGAAATTTAAGTTATTTGAAATGCCACAGGAACGGGTGATTGCACAGGGCGCTGTTGAACGAATTGGATTCAAAACTTCACCGGTCAATATTCGCTATGGCGTTGATCATCATTACCAAGAGAAAGCCGTAGTCGCGGACCATTTGGCTGCCGTGAATATCGTTTTGGATGAGTTAATTAAATTGCGAATTATTGACTCATATGATGAAATTACTGGGGTCGGTCACCGGGTCGTTGCTGGTGGCGAGCAATTCCATGATTCAGTTTTAATCACTGACCAAGTGCTTAAGCAGATTACGGATCTGGCCGAATATGCGCCATTGCATAATCCGGCTAATGCGGTCGGTATTCGTGCTTTCAAGCGGGTACTACCACATGTGCCCGCGGTCGCTGTCTTTGATACGGCGTTTCATGCAAGTATGCCGGCGGTTAACTATCTATACTCGTTACCGTATGATTACTATCAACGATATGGTGCTCGCAAGTTTGGCGCTCATGGAACGAGCCATCGCTACGTCGCGGTGCGAGCAGCTAAATTATTGGGCCGACCGCTCGAAACGTTGAAGCTGATTACGTTGCATTTAGGTGCGGGAAGTTCGATTACGGCGATTGATCATGGACAGTCACTAGATACCTCGATGGGATTTACGCCGTTAGCTGGTATTACAATGGCAACGCGCTCGGGCGATGTGGATCCGTCGCTGGTTGCTTATCTCATGAAAAAGCTTAATATTAGCGATCCTGATGAAATATTAACGATTTTGAATACGCAGTCAGGCTTACTGGGGCTAGCTGGTTCTGCAGATATGCAGGAGCTCGAGGCACGTTATGATGAGGACTCACAGGCTCAGTTAGCTATTGATATTTTTGTCAATCGGATCGTTAAGTATGTCGGTGCTTATTTGGCTGAGCTACAAGGTGCGGATGCATTAGTGATAACGGCTGGTATCGGTGAACGGGATGCACGGATGCGACAACGAATCGCGGATCGGTTGACCTACTTTGGCGTCGCGATTGACCCGACTAAGAATCAAGTCAGTGGTGTCGAACGGGACCTGAGTACGACCGATGCGAAGATTCGGACGTTACTCATTCCTACTGATGAAGAACTTATGATTGCCCGCGATGTTGAGCGCGTGGCTCAGAATCAGTGA
- the rbsK gene encoding ribokinase: MNKVTVLGSLNVDSILRFKRFPKPGETLPLTGKSVAGGGKGANQAIAAARAGAQTTFIGKVGTDQEGAFMVQQLTNSGVNDQYVQHSNVASTGSAFILLDSSSENRILIDGGTNQQVTAEDVERAQPAISASTFLIAQFETPIAATIRGFELAQAAGQKTILNPAPATTTVPAELLATTDLIVPNETETETLTGVHITDEQSMIQGAQKLQALGVANVIITVGSKGAFWMRGAEHGFVPAYKVEAVDTTAAGDTFIGALSSVLMPDFSNLAAAVRFANRASSIAVQKLGAQPSIPTKEAIEAAERA, from the coding sequence ATGAATAAAGTAACCGTACTAGGTAGTTTGAATGTTGATTCGATTTTGCGTTTCAAGCGTTTTCCTAAGCCTGGTGAAACGCTACCGCTGACTGGTAAGAGTGTCGCTGGTGGGGGTAAAGGGGCTAACCAAGCCATCGCAGCCGCGCGCGCTGGTGCCCAAACGACTTTTATCGGTAAAGTTGGTACTGATCAGGAAGGGGCCTTTATGGTGCAGCAGTTGACGAATAGTGGTGTTAATGACCAATATGTTCAACATAGCAATGTGGCTAGTACCGGCTCAGCTTTCATCTTGTTAGATAGTAGTAGTGAGAACCGTATCTTAATCGATGGTGGAACTAATCAGCAGGTTACGGCCGAAGATGTCGAACGGGCCCAACCCGCAATTAGCGCTAGTACTTTTTTGATTGCACAGTTTGAAACGCCGATTGCAGCAACGATTCGAGGGTTTGAATTGGCTCAGGCCGCTGGGCAAAAAACGATTTTAAACCCGGCACCAGCTACGACGACGGTGCCCGCAGAATTACTAGCGACGACCGACTTAATTGTTCCTAACGAAACTGAGACGGAAACCTTGACTGGCGTGCACATTACTGATGAGCAATCGATGATTCAGGGCGCACAGAAGTTGCAGGCGCTGGGCGTTGCTAACGTGATCATTACCGTTGGGAGTAAAGGCGCTTTCTGGATGCGCGGTGCTGAGCACGGCTTCGTCCCAGCTTATAAGGTTGAGGCCGTTGACACGACTGCAGCTGGGGACACCTTTATTGGTGCACTCAGTTCGGTCTTAATGCCAGACTTTAGTAATTTGGCCGCTGCGGTACGGTTTGCCAACCGGGCATCTTCGATAGCTGTTCAAAAATTGGGTGCGCAACCATCGATTCCAACTAAGGAAGCCATTGAAGCGGCTGAGCGGGCCTAA
- the comGA gene encoding competence type IV pilus ATPase ComGA — translation MVIEAELNEIIQAAVNQRASDIYWLPTAEGYQVLVQAAGSLRALTQITTELAQQLMNHIKYRSNMAISDHRRPQLGAMTLTLAEQTLNLRISAVGDFLDRESLVVRLLYEGPARKLSYLVPQQRQQLSQLMRRTGLILFSGPMGSGKTSTMYDLVRQLRGQRLVMTIEDPVEIYEPQFLQLQVNAPAQMAYGDLLKVGLRHHPDVFIIGEIRDAETARIAVQAALSGHLVLSTIHARGVYGIIPRLTQLGVEAAVLEQALTAMSYQRLVPVTNGSVATIFDTVVLPHAMPKTSQMMTERWAELIDEQLAAGRLDHATANQLKEA, via the coding sequence ATGGTGATTGAAGCAGAGTTGAACGAAATCATTCAGGCAGCCGTGAATCAGCGGGCCAGTGATATTTATTGGTTACCCACGGCAGAAGGGTATCAGGTGTTAGTGCAAGCAGCAGGCAGTTTGCGGGCACTTACTCAGATTACAACTGAGTTGGCCCAGCAATTGATGAATCACATCAAATACCGTAGTAACATGGCGATTAGTGATCATCGGCGGCCCCAATTAGGGGCGATGACGTTAACATTGGCAGAGCAAACTTTAAATTTGCGAATCTCGGCAGTTGGCGACTTTTTGGACCGTGAGTCGTTGGTTGTCCGGTTATTGTATGAAGGTCCGGCCCGAAAATTGAGCTATTTGGTCCCACAGCAACGGCAACAATTGAGTCAATTAATGCGACGAACGGGATTGATCTTATTTTCCGGGCCGATGGGTTCTGGCAAAACTTCCACGATGTATGATCTTGTGCGGCAGCTTCGTGGCCAACGGCTAGTCATGACGATCGAAGATCCGGTTGAAATTTATGAACCACAATTTTTACAACTACAAGTAAACGCACCGGCCCAGATGGCGTATGGCGATTTACTGAAGGTTGGGTTACGCCACCATCCCGACGTCTTTATTATTGGTGAGATTCGTGATGCCGAAACGGCTCGGATTGCGGTACAGGCAGCGCTAAGTGGTCACTTAGTTTTAAGTACTATTCATGCGCGCGGTGTCTACGGGATTATTCCCCGGTTGACGCAATTGGGAGTGGAAGCCGCTGTTTTGGAGCAGGCTTTAACTGCAATGTCCTATCAGCGCCTCGTACCAGTGACGAATGGCAGCGTGGCGACGATTTTCGATACGGTCGTGTTACCGCATGCAATGCCCAAAACGTCGCAAATGATGACTGAAAGGTGGGCGGAGTTAATTGATGAACAATTGGCAGCGGGCCGTCTCGATCATGCGACGGCCAATCAACTTAAGGAAGCGTAA